In the Hyphomonadaceae bacterium BL14 genome, one interval contains:
- a CDS encoding MerR family transcriptional regulator, whose protein sequence is MSGKSADAYRTISEAGEEAGLPAHVLRFWESKFIQIKPVKKAGGRRLYRPHDINLLKGLKHLLYEEGYTIKGAQKYLKDHGVAGVCALADGTVAPASPGGADAPDAAGAAPQIETPPARARQPVEMRDDEDWPRAVAPGRASGPIPAHSMELTPAQRSAAQRALDHVQAARARLDQVLGPAG, encoded by the coding sequence ATGAGCGGCAAGTCTGCTGACGCCTACCGGACCATTTCCGAAGCGGGCGAGGAAGCCGGACTGCCGGCCCATGTGCTGCGCTTCTGGGAGAGCAAGTTCATCCAGATCAAGCCGGTGAAAAAAGCCGGCGGGCGGCGGCTTTATCGTCCCCATGACATTAATCTTCTCAAGGGCTTGAAGCATCTTCTTTATGAAGAAGGCTATACTATCAAGGGGGCCCAGAAATACCTGAAGGATCACGGCGTGGCCGGGGTCTGCGCGCTCGCTGATGGCACCGTCGCGCCCGCATCGCCCGGCGGGGCGGATGCGCCTGATGCCGCCGGCGCGGCCCCGCAGATCGAGACACCGCCGGCGCGCGCGCGTCAGCCAGTGGAGATGCGTGACGATGAGGATTGGCCCCGGGCCGTTGCCCCCGGCCGCGCCTCCGGTCCCATCCCGGCTCATTCCATGGAGTTGACACCCGCCCAGCGGTCCGCCGCTCAACGGGCGCTGGACCATGTGCAGGCGGCGCGTGCGCGGCTTGATCAGGTGCTTGGCCCGGCGGGCTGA
- a CDS encoding integration host factor subunit alpha has protein sequence MGSKTLTRADLADAVNREVGLSRQESAQLVEAVLDMVAETLVDGESVKLSSFGSFVLRDKNGRVGRNPKTGQEVPIEPRRVLVFKPSQVLKDRVDTALSR, from the coding sequence ATGGGTTCCAAGACACTGACGCGGGCGGATCTGGCCGATGCCGTCAACCGGGAGGTTGGGCTCTCCCGGCAGGAAAGCGCGCAACTGGTAGAGGCCGTGCTGGATATGGTGGCCGAGACACTGGTGGATGGCGAGTCGGTGAAGCTGTCATCGTTCGGCTCGTTCGTGCTGCGTGACAAGAATGGCCGCGTCGGACGCAATCCGAAAACCGGTCAGGAAGTGCCGATTGAACCGCGGCGCGTTCTGGTGTTCAAACCCTCCCAGGTTCTCAAGGACAGGGTCGATACGGCTCTGTCACGCTAG
- the aspS gene encoding aspartate--tRNA ligase yields MHAYRTHTCGALRKADVGQTARLSGWIHRKRDHGGLLFVDLRDHYGLTQCVLEPDNTHFATLERLRVESVVCVTGEVVARTGDTVNAGLPTGEVELRVTDVQVLSAAEELPLPVFGEPDWSEEVRLKHRYVDLRRDSLHKRIVLRSKIIDSLRRRMVDQGFTEYQTPILTASSPEGARDFLVPSRLHPGKFYALPQAPQQFKQLIMVSGFDRYFQIAPCFRDEDARADRAPGEFYQLDMEMSFVTQEDVFNAIEPVLHGVFQEFAGDRHVPDEAFARIPYAEAIRSYGSDKPDLRNPIRMQAVTEHFAGSGFKVFAGMIEKNPKVEVWAIPASSGGSRAFCDRMNAWAQKEGQPGLGYIFWREEAGALEGAGPIAKNIGPERTDAIRTQLGLEAGDAVFFAAGDPKAFYSFAGKARDVVGRELGLFEENVFKFCWIIDFPMYEWDEENKKVEFSHNPFSMPQMDADAFMALRPDDHETLLGLNAWQYDIVCNGVELSSGAIRNHRPDVMLKAFEFAGYGPETVETAFGGMLNAFRCGAPPHGGIAPGVDRIVMLLAGVENLREVVMFPKDQQARDLMMNAPAEPELRQLRELHLRTVAPEPKKA; encoded by the coding sequence ATGCACGCCTATCGCACTCATACTTGCGGCGCCCTGCGCAAGGCCGATGTCGGCCAGACCGCGCGCCTGTCCGGCTGGATCCATCGCAAGCGCGACCATGGCGGGCTGTTGTTCGTGGACTTGCGCGATCACTATGGCCTGACCCAGTGCGTGCTGGAGCCGGACAACACCCATTTCGCCACGCTGGAGCGCCTGCGGGTAGAGAGCGTGGTGTGCGTCACAGGCGAGGTGGTGGCGCGTACCGGCGACACGGTGAACGCTGGTCTGCCCACAGGTGAAGTCGAACTGCGGGTCACCGACGTGCAGGTGCTGTCAGCCGCCGAGGAATTGCCCCTGCCGGTGTTCGGTGAGCCTGACTGGTCCGAGGAGGTGCGCCTGAAGCACCGCTATGTCGATCTGCGCCGCGACAGCCTGCACAAGCGCATCGTGCTGCGTAGCAAGATCATCGACTCTTTGCGCCGCCGCATGGTCGATCAGGGCTTTACCGAGTACCAGACCCCGATCCTGACCGCGTCCTCGCCGGAGGGTGCGCGCGACTTCCTGGTGCCGTCGCGCCTGCATCCGGGCAAGTTCTACGCACTGCCCCAGGCACCCCAGCAGTTCAAGCAGCTGATCATGGTCTCGGGCTTTGACCGGTATTTTCAGATCGCACCGTGCTTCCGCGACGAGGACGCGCGCGCCGACCGCGCGCCGGGTGAGTTCTATCAGCTCGACATGGAAATGAGCTTCGTTACCCAGGAAGACGTGTTCAACGCCATAGAGCCTGTGCTCCACGGCGTGTTCCAGGAATTCGCTGGTGACCGCCATGTCCCCGACGAGGCGTTCGCGCGCATTCCCTATGCCGAGGCGATCCGCTCCTATGGGTCGGACAAGCCCGATCTGCGCAACCCTATCCGCATGCAGGCGGTCACCGAGCACTTCGCCGGGTCCGGCTTCAAGGTGTTCGCCGGCATGATCGAGAAGAACCCGAAAGTGGAAGTCTGGGCGATCCCGGCCAGCTCCGGCGGCAGCCGCGCCTTCTGCGACCGGATGAATGCCTGGGCACAGAAAGAAGGTCAGCCGGGGCTCGGCTATATCTTCTGGCGCGAGGAGGCCGGTGCGCTCGAGGGGGCCGGCCCCATCGCCAAGAATATTGGTCCCGAGCGCACCGACGCCATCCGCACCCAGCTGGGCCTGGAAGCGGGCGATGCGGTGTTTTTTGCAGCAGGTGACCCCAAGGCGTTCTACAGCTTTGCGGGCAAGGCGCGCGACGTGGTCGGGCGCGAGCTGGGCCTGTTTGAGGAGAATGTCTTCAAATTCTGCTGGATCATCGATTTCCCGATGTATGAGTGGGACGAGGAGAACAAGAAGGTGGAATTCTCCCACAACCCGTTCTCCATGCCGCAAATGGACGCCGACGCCTTCATGGCGCTCAGGCCGGACGATCACGAGACGCTGCTGGGCCTGAACGCCTGGCAGTACGACATTGTGTGCAACGGCGTGGAGCTTTCCTCCGGCGCCATCCGGAACCACCGCCCGGACGTGATGCTGAAAGCCTTCGAGTTCGCCGGCTACGGCCCCGAAACTGTCGAGACGGCGTTTGGCGGCATGCTCAACGCCTTCCGCTGCGGCGCACCGCCCCATGGCGGGATCGCGCCGGGCGTGGACCGCATCGTGATGCTGCTGGCGGGCGTGGAGAATCTGCGCGAAGTGGTGATGTTCCCCAAAGACCAGCAGGCGCGCGATCTGATGATGAATGCGCCCGCCGAGCCAGAACTGCGCCAGCTGCGCGAACTGCACCTGCGCACGGTGGCACCGGAGCCGAAGAAGGCCTGA
- a CDS encoding MFS transporter, whose product MSPLATFALLGQRRYWPIWAGQVLGAFNDNLFRYALVTMAAFQGLSVFSMTAEEMAPIAATAFTLPLFVFSAVAGQIADKFDRMKIMKVTKVAEIVLMGLAGIGFLLGQAWILLAVLFLMGVQTAFFVPARSAAMPNVLERQELVGGNALLSGAINIMILAGAIGGTLLVGEAWGPGALGAILISCAVLGWLAMREGVPAPASNPALKVSWNIAGQTWRILVFGLKDRLVVGPLLGVAWFWLLAAAVITVLPVLTANVLGGAPSVVALFQLMFTVGAALGAVLCAVLARGGEARWLSIVGAAGLVIFPLDLAIQALGRTPGPELIDAVTFLNAPENLRFLIGLTLAAVSGGLFLVPRQAMIQGRALPERRGRVLAASGVLNGASATLGQLVLLALAWLGAPLPTVFILIAAGSAIIVLTDILRPSGPPPRRSE is encoded by the coding sequence ATGAGCCCGCTCGCGACGTTCGCATTGCTGGGCCAGAGACGCTACTGGCCGATCTGGGCCGGACAGGTTCTCGGCGCTTTCAATGACAATCTGTTCCGCTATGCGCTGGTGACGATGGCGGCGTTTCAGGGCCTGTCTGTGTTCAGCATGACGGCAGAAGAAATGGCGCCCATCGCTGCGACAGCCTTTACCCTGCCGCTCTTCGTGTTCTCCGCGGTCGCCGGCCAGATTGCAGACAAGTTCGACCGCATGAAGATCATGAAGGTCACCAAGGTCGCCGAAATCGTACTGATGGGGCTGGCGGGGATCGGATTCCTGCTGGGACAGGCCTGGATCCTCCTGGCGGTGCTGTTTCTGATGGGGGTGCAGACGGCATTCTTTGTCCCGGCCAGGTCCGCCGCGATGCCCAATGTACTGGAGCGCCAGGAGCTCGTCGGAGGCAATGCGCTGCTCTCGGGTGCCATCAACATCATGATCCTGGCCGGTGCCATTGGTGGCACCTTGCTGGTGGGAGAAGCCTGGGGCCCCGGAGCGCTGGGCGCGATCTTAATCAGCTGCGCGGTGCTGGGCTGGCTGGCCATGCGTGAAGGCGTGCCTGCGCCGGCCAGCAATCCGGCCTTGAAAGTCAGCTGGAATATCGCCGGTCAGACCTGGCGCATTCTCGTCTTCGGGCTGAAAGACCGCCTGGTAGTGGGGCCGCTGCTGGGTGTGGCCTGGTTCTGGCTGCTCGCCGCCGCCGTGATCACGGTTCTGCCGGTGCTGACGGCGAATGTGCTGGGCGGCGCGCCGTCCGTGGTTGCGCTGTTCCAGCTCATGTTCACTGTCGGTGCGGCGCTAGGTGCTGTCCTGTGCGCCGTGCTGGCGCGCGGCGGCGAGGCGCGATGGCTGTCCATTGTGGGCGCGGCAGGCCTTGTCATCTTCCCGCTGGACCTGGCGATCCAGGCGCTGGGCCGCACGCCGGGGCCGGAGCTCATCGACGCCGTCACCTTCCTGAATGCGCCGGAGAATTTGCGCTTCCTGATCGGGTTGACGCTGGCGGCGGTCTCCGGCGGCCTGTTCCTGGTGCCGCGCCAGGCCATGATCCAGGGCCGGGCCTTGCCGGAGCGCCGCGGCCGGGTGCTGGCCGCCAGCGGCGTTCTGAACGGCGCGTCCGCGACGCTGGGCCAACTGGTGCTGCTGGCACTGGCCTGGCTCGGGGCACCGCTGCCAACCGTGTTCATTCTGATCGCGGCCGGATCGGCTATTATCGTGCTGACCGATATTCTGCGCCCCAGCGGTCCGCCCCCGCGCCGGAGCGAGTGA
- the rnd gene encoding ribonuclease D, whose product MADACAEMRKAEFVAVDTEFMRETTFWPQLCLIQAAGGTREVLIDPLAEGLDLTPFHELLTDPSVVKVFHACRQDLEIFFHSGGGLIPTPLFDTQIAAMAVGLGDSISYDNLVRAYLGQGVDKGSRFTDWSRRPLSDAQKIYALADVTLLRDLFPQLRSQLAESGREGWLAEEMKTLTDPATYQMKPEDAWKRLKLRKTTPKWLAALKAAAEWREIEAQTRDIPRSRIMKDDGLYELAQAAPQSVEELGVLRAVPNGFERSKPAERLIARMQMALADPKAYAPKLDPLTAVPPNLGPVIELLKVLLKAVAEDADVAPRLIATMPDLEQIAAFDDAKVAAMSGWRRKVFGDKALRLKRGELALVLENGKVEVVELE is encoded by the coding sequence TTGGCCGACGCGTGCGCCGAAATGCGCAAGGCCGAGTTTGTGGCGGTGGACACCGAGTTCATGCGCGAGACGACGTTCTGGCCCCAGCTCTGCCTGATCCAGGCAGCGGGCGGGACACGCGAGGTGCTGATTGATCCGCTGGCCGAAGGGCTGGATCTCACCCCTTTTCATGAGCTGCTGACCGATCCGTCGGTGGTCAAGGTCTTCCACGCCTGCCGCCAGGACCTTGAGATTTTCTTCCACTCGGGTGGCGGGCTGATCCCGACGCCGCTGTTCGACACCCAGATCGCGGCCATGGCTGTGGGTCTGGGCGATTCGATTTCCTACGACAATCTGGTGCGCGCCTATCTGGGCCAGGGCGTCGATAAGGGATCGCGCTTCACTGACTGGTCGCGCCGGCCCCTGTCGGACGCCCAGAAAATCTATGCGCTGGCGGACGTCACGCTGCTGCGTGACCTGTTCCCGCAGCTGCGCAGCCAGCTCGCCGAAAGCGGGCGCGAAGGCTGGCTCGCCGAGGAAATGAAGACGCTGACCGACCCGGCCACCTATCAGATGAAGCCGGAAGACGCCTGGAAGCGTCTGAAGCTGCGCAAAACCACGCCCAAATGGCTGGCCGCCCTGAAAGCCGCCGCCGAATGGCGCGAGATCGAAGCCCAGACCCGCGATATACCGCGCAGCCGGATCATGAAGGATGACGGGCTCTACGAGCTCGCCCAGGCCGCGCCGCAGAGCGTGGAGGAGCTGGGCGTGCTGCGCGCCGTGCCCAATGGCTTTGAACGCTCCAAGCCCGCCGAGCGCCTGATCGCACGCATGCAGATGGCCTTGGCGGACCCCAAGGCCTATGCGCCCAAGCTTGACCCGCTCACCGCCGTGCCGCCCAATCTCGGCCCGGTCATCGAGCTCCTCAAAGTGCTGCTGAAGGCCGTCGCGGAAGACGCCGATGTGGCGCCGCGCCTGATCGCCACCATGCCCGATCTCGAACAGATCGCCGCGTTCGACGACGCAAAGGTCGCCGCCATGAGCGGCTGGCGGCGCAAGGTGTTCGGCGACAAGGCCTTGCGCCTCAAGCGCGGTGAGCTGGCTCTGGTGCTGGAAAACGGCAAGGTCGAAGTGGTCGAACTGGAATAG
- a CDS encoding TetR/AcrR family transcriptional regulator codes for MSTPSKPATETAVPADADNRGVIAADGTPMARIERAALVLFAASGIDAVTTRAIATRAGVAEGSIYRHYPSKEALARALFDAIHGRLYALVEDAITGAGDDFEAAVAQVVAVYCEAADRDRILFEYHLTHMFRFARAESPGRPDPTALIVTRVHRAMADGDCPRGDAELKAAAALGVVLQPAAHRMAGRFSFGLSEQTESLARAALAALHAA; via the coding sequence ATGTCCACGCCGTCAAAGCCTGCAACCGAAACCGCAGTCCCAGCCGATGCCGACAATCGCGGCGTCATCGCCGCTGACGGCACGCCCATGGCGCGCATCGAGCGCGCCGCGCTGGTTCTGTTTGCCGCCAGCGGCATTGACGCGGTTACCACCCGCGCGATCGCCACGCGGGCGGGTGTCGCTGAAGGCTCGATCTATCGCCATTACCCCAGCAAGGAGGCCCTCGCCCGCGCCCTGTTCGACGCCATCCACGGACGGCTCTATGCGCTGGTCGAGGACGCCATCACCGGTGCAGGCGACGATTTCGAAGCGGCGGTGGCGCAGGTTGTCGCGGTCTATTGCGAAGCCGCCGACCGGGACCGCATCCTGTTTGAATACCACCTCACCCACATGTTCCGGTTTGCCCGTGCTGAGAGTCCCGGGCGTCCCGACCCGACGGCGCTGATCGTGACGCGCGTCCACCGTGCCATGGCCGATGGCGATTGCCCGCGCGGCGATGCCGAACTGAAAGCCGCAGCAGCGCTGGGCGTGGTCCTGCAGCCCGCGGCGCACCGCATGGCGGGCCGTTTCTCATTCGGTCTGTCGGAACAAACCGAATCGCTGGCACGCGCGGCGCTGGCGGCCTTGCACGCGGCCTAG
- a CDS encoding 1-acyl-sn-glycerol-3-phosphate acyltransferase, with translation MRAHIFNAGFWALSALAVLLFSPVLLLPGRGGVAFAIHWHARAFRLWLKACGVSVEYRGLHHVPAIPAPVFAAKHQSWGDGLLQVARDSELAYVIGDHMLAFPLAGRYLQKAGAVVVDASAGGRRAPGAFEAGVERLAREGRAALIFPEGGIAEVGTRLRYRKGVHKLARALDRQVIPVATNLGCFWPRKDWTLTPGKAVVEFMAPMAPGDDAIAFVKRIEDVIETRTRALEAEARRATW, from the coding sequence ATGCGTGCACACATCTTCAACGCCGGTTTCTGGGCTCTGTCAGCCCTTGCGGTGCTCCTCTTCTCGCCTGTCCTGCTGCTGCCCGGCCGGGGCGGCGTGGCCTTCGCCATTCACTGGCATGCGCGCGCGTTTCGGCTGTGGCTGAAGGCCTGCGGCGTCAGCGTGGAGTATCGCGGGCTGCACCACGTGCCTGCCATCCCCGCCCCGGTCTTCGCAGCCAAGCACCAGAGCTGGGGCGACGGACTCTTGCAGGTCGCGCGTGATTCTGAGCTCGCCTATGTCATCGGCGACCACATGCTCGCCTTCCCCCTGGCGGGGCGGTATCTGCAGAAAGCCGGCGCGGTCGTGGTGGACGCGAGCGCCGGCGGGCGCCGCGCGCCGGGTGCATTCGAAGCCGGCGTGGAGCGCCTGGCGCGCGAGGGGCGCGCCGCGTTGATCTTTCCCGAAGGCGGCATTGCCGAGGTCGGGACGCGCCTGCGCTACCGCAAGGGTGTGCACAAACTCGCGCGCGCCCTGGACCGCCAGGTGATTCCCGTGGCGACCAATCTGGGATGCTTCTGGCCGCGGAAGGACTGGACGCTGACGCCCGGCAAGGCAGTGGTTGAATTTATGGCCCCCATGGCCCCCGGCGATGACGCCATCGCTTTCGTCAAGCGGATTGAGGACGTGATCGAGACCCGAACACGCGCGCTTGAGGCCGAAGCACGCCGCGCAACGTGGTGA
- a CDS encoding 1-acyl-sn-glycerol-3-phosphate acyltransferase: MIRSLAHVIAYWLITPVAAIVCALLALWPGRGPLAAAIRLYGIAQVLALRWIAGVQIDVRGRERLPDGPTVIAAKHQSWGDGFVMVAEIPGLAFVAGDHLLRFPLIGWILNRLGTIVLSNNGGEAERQRMQTGVLGLKRSHRSVLIYPEGHLAAPGEAHRYRKGVFHLYDALQRPCTPVATSLGLGWDRQSFRKRPGRVTVEFLDPIEPGLGKEDFMSRLEAVIEARTHALLAEGRA, encoded by the coding sequence ATGATCCGCAGCCTTGCGCATGTCATTGCCTACTGGCTCATCACCCCGGTGGCGGCGATCGTTTGCGCCCTGCTCGCGCTCTGGCCCGGGCGTGGGCCGCTGGCTGCCGCCATTCGCCTCTATGGCATCGCTCAGGTGCTGGCTTTGCGCTGGATCGCCGGCGTGCAAATCGACGTGCGCGGCCGCGAGCGCCTGCCGGACGGTCCCACCGTCATCGCGGCCAAGCACCAGAGCTGGGGCGACGGCTTCGTCATGGTGGCCGAGATACCGGGCCTGGCCTTCGTCGCCGGAGATCATCTGCTCAGATTTCCGCTGATCGGCTGGATCCTGAACCGGCTGGGCACCATCGTCCTGTCCAACAATGGCGGCGAAGCCGAGCGTCAGCGTATGCAGACCGGTGTTCTGGGCCTGAAGCGCTCGCACCGGTCTGTGCTGATCTATCCCGAGGGCCATCTGGCGGCACCCGGTGAGGCGCACCGTTACCGCAAGGGCGTGTTCCACCTGTATGACGCGCTGCAACGCCCCTGCACGCCCGTGGCCACCAGCCTGGGGCTGGGCTGGGACCGCCAGAGCTTCCGCAAACGCCCCGGGCGCGTCACTGTGGAATTTCTGGACCCGATCGAGCCCGGCCTGGGCAAGGAGGACTTCATGTCGAGACTTGAGGCCGTCATCGAGGCGCGCACCCACGCCCTGCTGGCGGAGGGCCGCGCATGA
- a CDS encoding paraquat-inducible protein A, with translation MARALLTLGVVCFPLGITLPVMETTRFWVFRDSYSLFGAVSKLLEAGEWRLGLLVALFSMGAPLAKMMLVAALHARPAGADGGWLARWVERLGKWSLTDVLVVALLIVIWSGGAMVTVVSQPGLWFFALSAICLMLASGRIMRDLTPSPQP, from the coding sequence ATGGCGCGTGCGCTCCTGACTCTGGGTGTGGTGTGTTTTCCGCTGGGCATCACCCTGCCGGTGATGGAGACGACACGCTTCTGGGTGTTTCGCGACAGCTATTCGCTGTTCGGCGCGGTCAGTAAGCTGCTTGAAGCGGGCGAGTGGCGGCTCGGACTGTTGGTTGCCCTCTTCTCCATGGGGGCACCGCTGGCCAAGATGATGCTGGTGGCGGCGCTGCACGCGCGCCCGGCCGGGGCAGACGGTGGCTGGCTCGCACGCTGGGTGGAGCGGCTGGGCAAATGGTCCCTGACCGATGTGCTGGTGGTCGCCTTGCTGATCGTGATCTGGTCCGGCGGTGCCATGGTGACGGTGGTCAGCCAACCCGGCCTGTGGTTCTTCGCCCTCAGCGCGATCTGCCTGATGCTGGCGTCCGGGCGGATCATGCGCGATCTGACGCCGTCACCACAGCCATAA